Sequence from the Bacteroidota bacterium genome:
AAGGTTGTCATCAAATATTTTCCGTTTACCCAACCTGTACCATTTCCTGTCCAACCATTTACATAACCAATTCCGGCAATGCTCATTCCGTTATACCAATTTGTTCCGTTTGGATCTAATAAAGGATCGCCAAATTCGCTACCTAAGTGCAGCCATGTAAGTCCACCATCGAGAGTATATTGCACTTTTACACCATCGTAGTACATACCTTGTGCATCTATCCAATATTTAAATTCAAATACAGGAGCTGTCAGACTTGTCATATCAAAAATTATACTTTCAACCCATGAATCTTCATAGTTATTATAAACTCCTGTAAGGTTTGTCGCCCAACAATTCGAACCAGAATAGGCTCCACTAATTGTAGAACCAGCTGGTGTTCCAAATTCCCATGAACTGGAGGTTCCACCTGATATCCAGAAATTTCCACTTTCAAAATTTTCGAGATATGGAAACGAACTAATTGTAGCAATACTTAAAACAGTAATTCCATCAATAGTGTCATTATAATTAATAGTATCTCCGGATAAATAAACTGCTGCTATACAATCATATGCTGCCATTACAGAAAAATCGGCAGTTGTTGTAAATGTATAAGTTAAAAAACTATCAGGTAAAATTGGTGTTGTAACAGTTTCTGTTACAAAACTAGCACCATTATCTATAGAATAAGATAATGTATAAATATTCTGTGTGGCAAGTCCCCAATTTTTATAAGTAATTGTAATTGGAGTAGTTGCTGTCAAGCCAAGCCCAAGATTTGGAGCTGGTGAATCCCATGATGTCATTCCCAAATTTTCATTCGACTGTACCGCAGGCAAAATATCTAATTGCATATTTGGACGTTGCATGAACGGAGACCAATATGCCTGAAGTGTTGTAGCACATATCGCAGGAGTATTATCCATTTGATACTCCACAGTAGAATTAAATGCAGTTGTACTTTGATTTATAACAGCATTATAGGTATAAGGTGTACTGGTATAAAAGCAAGTTTCGATAATAATATTGCTAAAACCATCCCATAAAAATGGAGTTGTAAACATATGTGTATTCCAGCCTGTAGTTTCTATATAATTATTTAAATATACAGAGGTCAGACCTGGAGCCCAGGTTGTAAGAGATGTTAACGTTGTGGCTCCAATTTTAATCTCGAAGTTTCCAAGATTTGATGCATTGGCAGTAACAACATCAAAAGCAACAGATTGAATAAATCCATTACCAGCACCTCCGGCAGAAATCTCAGATGCAAGAATTAACATCTGATGCCTTGCACCCATATAATAATTTCCGTATGGTGCCGGGTAAGTAGTATTTGTATTAACAATAGTGCCTGTACCAATTGTTACCAATTGTGAATGGCCAAAATTGCTAAACAACAAGGTCATCAATACCACCAGTATAGATGACTTTAAAGCAAAGTAAGTTCTCTTCATAATAAATATTTTAATTAATTAATTTGGCTTAAAATTAGAGGTTATATTTCATATAACCAAATGCGATTAAAAGTTTTTTGTATATTTTAACATTAATATACGGTATAAATGCTTGATAAAGTATTCATTACAGATTCAAATTTTTTTTGAATTCGAATAGTTATGGCTATAATCCAAAAATGAAAAATATATTAGTATTAGGGGACTTCTAAAAATAGTAAATTTCAAGGCGTAAGAAATTTAAAAACCGGAGTTTACTATTGTAAATGAGGATTTTAAAATTGCGAAACAACGAAGAAATTTGCATTTTTAGAGGGTTCCATTAATAAATCAGAAAATCATTTCTATATCATCAATTTTACTTTTCGATAATTCATAAAAAGCATACCAACAATAAATAAGACTAACAAAGCTGAGCCTGCATACGAAATATTTCTACTTAAAAAGTATGATTCTGGTTCGAATTTAAATTCTACTATGTGTTTCCCTTTCGGAATATTCATTGATCTTAACAAATAGTTTGCTTTGTAGTATTCCGATGGCTTTTCGTCAATGAAAACTTTCCAGCCGGCCTGAAAGAAAATTTCAGAAAAAACAGCAAATTGAGCTGATTCTGTATTGGTTTCATAGACCAAATGATTTGGACTATAGGATATTAGTTGAATCGTTGCTAATGAGTCGAATTCGAAATTTTTATTAATTTGTTTTTCATAAAGATTATTGACAATTACTGTTTTTTGATCAATAGATTTTAATGAAAGTATCTCTTCATCAGCATTTTCTGCAAATTTTATTTGCTCTACAAACCAGGCATTTCCAAAATGAAAAGGATTAATAATCGGAGGAGCCCCCTGATTATATATAAGATATTTAGTGTTCAGCATATTCAGAATTGGTGTATGATTTTTTAGAACATATTGAACAGCTTCTATCGATTTCTTTTCGTTTAGAATATTTATAATAGCAGCATGTTCTTTTCCGATATAAAATTCAACTACTTCCTGAAAATTCTTAAGTTTTGCTCCATGGTAACCACCAATAGATTTATGATAATAGGATTCGCGGCTACTGATGAAAGGATTTTGCAAAGCCAGGACACGATAGTTGGTAGCAAAATTCAATTCCCTGAATATGAGTTTTTCCTTTTCAATTTTGATTTCTGAGGATTTTAGTTTCTTGTCATTTTTAAATTGACCAATTTCATCATTTATTTTTTGTTTCAGTATTGGATTTGCTTCAAGCTCATTGTTCAAAATTCCAATGTCGGCTGAAGTTGCCTGAAACGGATTTCTATATTTGTACGAATCTACCCATTGATTATATTTCCTGCCTTTCTTCTCATTATTCAAATATCGTTTATCTACGGTCCATAAATCAAAAACTAAAATAATTGCAAGGATAGCTATGAAGGCTTTTTCTTTTAGAACACGAATTATTAGCAGATAAACCAAAGTAGCCAATACTAAAATGTATAATAAACTTCTTAATACGTCAGATTTAAAAATGCTTTCTCTGGCATTTGAGATTTCACTATTTATTTCTTCAAGCTGCAAAAGTGCATTTTGATTGCCCTTATATTTATTTATTTGACTGTGATATTGTTGCACTTCATCGTAACTAAAAAAATCGAAAAAGACAGTTGGCATAACATAAAATAATATGAAAAGTCCACTTACCGAAATTGTAACATACAGGAACTTTTTCTTGTCAATTTTGTGTTTCAGTAAATGATTTAGAAACAAAATTCCTAATAGTGGAAACGACAATTGAGCAAGAATTAGCATCATTTTCGTATCACGAAATTTGCTAAACAAAGGAAAATAATTGATGAAAAAATCTGTAACACTGCTATATTTCATTGATAAAATCAGAGCTAAAACAGAAACTGAAAGTAAAGCCCATTTTATTTTATCTTTGACAAAAAACATAGCTAATATAAATAGAAAGAAAATGCTTGCACCAAAATAAAAAGCCCCTCCTGATGCATATTGCTCGCCCCAATATGAGTATTTATTTGCAATTTCGTTTTGATATTTTGACGGAACTTTTTTCATTATTTCATCATCGTAACCTAAGAGTCCACTTTTACCACCTTTTATATTAGGTATTGCTACAGACCAAATTTCGCCAAATCCTAAACTATACCTTTTAATATAGTCGCTATCTAATGCATCTGTTTTGGTGCTTTCATTTTTGTTTGCCGAAATGGTGAGTTCAGATTTTCCCCTGATTGTATGCTCGCTATATTCGTATGTTACTATCAAATTAGAAATTGTTGGTATCACTCCTAATATTCCGGCCAGAAGCAAAACACCAGAAATTTTCAGAAACTTAGGTAATAAGTTCTTTTTCAAGAAATG
This genomic interval carries:
- a CDS encoding YfhO family protein, producing the protein MKIDKRIISKSLPPIVAILVFVIISSIYFSPQLKGYLLKQSDIDQFLGMSKEISDFREKYDSEPLWTNSMFAGMPAYQISTKHFNIVSLLKDSILKIIPRPIGYMFFLMLGFYILLLCFDVNPWLAMIGAIVFGLSSLNILYLATGHNSKIHAISFIPPLIGSIIYSYRKNLLKGSVMLSIFVCLHLSANHIQMTYYMIFLILAILIVEFFHFLKKNLLPKFLKISGVLLLAGILGVIPTISNLIVTYEYSEHTIRGKSELTISANKNESTKTDALDSDYIKRYSLGFGEIWSVAIPNIKGGKSGLLGYDDEIMKKVPSKYQNEIANKYSYWGEQYASGGAFYFGASIFFLFILAMFFVKDKIKWALLSVSVLALILSMKYSSVTDFFINYFPLFSKFRDTKMMLILAQLSFPLLGILFLNHLLKHKIDKKKFLYVTISVSGLFILFYVMPTVFFDFFSYDEVQQYHSQINKYKGNQNALLQLEEINSEISNARESIFKSDVLRSLLYILVLATLVYLLIIRVLKEKAFIAILAIILVFDLWTVDKRYLNNEKKGRKYNQWVDSYKYRNPFQATSADIGILNNELEANPILKQKINDEIGQFKNDKKLKSSEIKIEKEKLIFRELNFATNYRVLALQNPFISSRESYYHKSIGGYHGAKLKNFQEVVEFYIGKEHAAIINILNEKKSIEAVQYVLKNHTPILNMLNTKYLIYNQGAPPIINPFHFGNAWFVEQIKFAENADEEILSLKSIDQKTVIVNNLYEKQINKNFEFDSLATIQLISYSPNHLVYETNTESAQFAVFSEIFFQAGWKVFIDEKPSEYYKANYLLRSMNIPKGKHIVEFKFEPESYFLSRNISYAGSALLVLFIVGMLFMNYRKVKLMI